From Pseudomonas fluorescens, one genomic window encodes:
- a CDS encoding IscS subfamily cysteine desulfurase, giving the protein MKLPIYLDYSATTPVDPRVAQKMSECLLVDGNFGNPASRSHVFGWKAEESVENARRQVADLVNADPREIVWTSGATESDNLAIKGAAHFYATKGKHLITTKIEHKAVLDTMRQLEREGFEVTYLEPREDGLVTPEMIEAALRDDTILVSVMHVNNEIGTINDIAAIGELLRAKGILFHVDAAQSTGKVEIDLQKLKVDMMSFSAHKTYGPKGIGALYVSRKPRVRIEATMHGGGHERGMRSGTLATHQIVGMGEAFRVAKEDMAAENVRIKALSDRFYKQVENLEELYVNGSLTARVPHNLNLSFNYVEGESLIMALKDLAVSSGSACTSASLEPSYVLRALGRNDELAHSSIRFTFGRFTTEEEIDYAAQKVCEAVTKLRALSPLWDMYKDGVDISKIEWAAH; this is encoded by the coding sequence ATGAAATTGCCGATTTACCTTGATTACTCTGCGACCACCCCTGTTGATCCGCGTGTCGCGCAAAAGATGAGTGAATGCCTGCTGGTTGACGGAAACTTCGGTAACCCGGCGTCCCGTTCCCACGTGTTCGGCTGGAAAGCCGAAGAGTCGGTGGAAAACGCTCGTCGTCAGGTCGCCGACCTGGTCAACGCCGATCCGCGTGAAATCGTCTGGACCTCCGGTGCCACCGAGTCCGACAACCTGGCAATCAAGGGTGCGGCACATTTCTATGCCACCAAGGGCAAGCACCTGATCACCACCAAGATCGAGCACAAGGCTGTCCTGGACACCATGCGCCAACTGGAGCGTGAAGGTTTCGAAGTAACCTACCTCGAACCGCGCGAAGATGGCCTGGTTACCCCTGAGATGATCGAGGCTGCACTGCGTGACGACACCATTCTGGTTTCGGTCATGCACGTGAACAACGAAATCGGCACCATCAACGACATCGCCGCTATCGGCGAGTTGCTGCGCGCCAAGGGCATCCTGTTCCACGTCGACGCCGCTCAGTCCACTGGCAAGGTCGAGATCGACCTGCAGAAGCTGAAGGTCGACATGATGTCGTTCTCCGCTCACAAAACTTACGGCCCTAAAGGCATCGGCGCACTGTACGTGAGCCGCAAGCCGCGTGTGCGCATCGAAGCGACCATGCACGGCGGCGGTCACGAGCGCGGCATGCGTTCCGGTACCCTGGCGACCCACCAGATCGTCGGCATGGGTGAAGCGTTCCGCGTGGCCAAGGAAGACATGGCGGCCGAGAACGTGCGCATCAAGGCCCTGAGCGACCGTTTCTACAAACAAGTGGAAAACCTCGAAGAGCTGTACGTGAACGGCAGCCTGACCGCTCGCGTTCCGCACAACCTGAACCTGAGCTTCAACTACGTTGAAGGCGAGTCGCTGATCATGGCGCTCAAGGATCTGGCCGTGTCGTCCGGTTCGGCCTGCACCTCGGCCTCGCTTGAGCCTTCGTACGTGCTGCGCGCCCTGGGCCGCAACGACGAACTGGCCCACAGCTCGATCCGCTTCACCTTCGGCCGCTTCACCACCGAAGAAGAAATCGATTACGCCGCGCAGAAAGTCTGCGAGGCCGTTACCAAGCTGCGCGCTCTGTCGCCGCTGTGGGATATGTACAAAGATGGCGTCGACATTTCGAAGATCGAGTGGGCGGCACACTGA
- the iscR gene encoding Fe-S cluster assembly transcriptional regulator IscR: MRLTTKGRYAVTAMLDLALHAQHGPVSLADISERQGISLSYLEQLFAKLRRSNLVSSVRGPGGGYQLSRDMQGIQVAQVIDAVNESVDATKCQGLGDCHGGDTCLTHHLWCDLSLQIHEFLSGISLADLVTRREVQEVAQRQDQRRCNSKAPRLDKIEASAVE; encoded by the coding sequence ATGCGACTCACTACTAAAGGCCGATACGCTGTCACCGCCATGCTTGACCTGGCGTTGCATGCGCAGCATGGCCCTGTGTCCCTGGCTGACATCTCCGAGCGCCAAGGCATTTCCCTGTCCTACCTCGAACAACTCTTCGCCAAATTGCGCCGCAGCAACCTGGTGTCCAGCGTTCGTGGTCCTGGCGGCGGCTACCAGCTGTCGCGTGACATGCAGGGGATTCAGGTCGCCCAGGTGATCGACGCGGTTAACGAATCGGTTGACGCTACCAAGTGCCAGGGTCTAGGCGATTGCCATGGCGGCGATACCTGCCTGACCCACCACCTGTGGTGTGATCTGAGCCTGCAAATCCACGAATTTCTCAGCGGTATCAGCTTGGCTGATCTTGTCACCCGCCGTGAGGTGCAAGAAGTAGCCCAGCGTCAGGACCAGCGTCGTTGCAACAGCAAGGCGCCGCGTCTGGACAAGATTGAAGCGTCCGCCGTCGAATGA